Proteins from a genomic interval of Neisseria arctica:
- a CDS encoding Spy/CpxP family protein refolding chaperone: MLHFHPLRPLVIKTTLFGALFSSASLLSATPLSAPLDDFQPNCDIRQLSLTPEQRNQLRTIRYDYKRELDQANSKNNRISRFRHPTLMRLLSAESFNENAARDYIQARYMPSMDFAIGELKIQHRFYQLLTPMQRQQWLKACLK, encoded by the coding sequence GTGCTGCACTTTCATCCGCTCCGTCCGCTTGTTATCAAAACCACATTATTTGGTGCTTTGTTCAGTAGTGCCAGCTTATTATCTGCCACCCCCTTATCAGCACCCTTGGATGATTTCCAACCCAATTGCGATATCCGCCAGCTTTCTCTCACTCCGGAACAGCGCAACCAATTGCGCACCATCCGTTACGATTACAAACGCGAACTCGACCAAGCCAACAGCAAAAATAACCGTATCAGCCGCTTCCGCCATCCTACACTGATGCGGCTGCTTTCCGCGGAAAGCTTTAACGAAAACGCTGCCCGTGATTATATCCAAGCCCGCTATATGCCTAGTATGGATTTCGCAATAGGCGAATTAAAAATCCAGCACCGTTTTTACCAATTGCTTACCCCGATGCAACGCCAACAATGGTTAAAAGCCTGCTTGAAATAA
- the speC gene encoding ornithine decarboxylase has protein sequence MKIAASKGTEFAFEADYKTMDINLTDFTNVCAVVATIEDLPTVWEELERLGFAIPIFAAVEYGQSVPAEWLPEVYGVIELSLDQKYYNGQLINAAASDYIDSLDPPFFQALKDYTDYGNAAFDCPGHQGGQFFRKHPSGRRFFLYFGETLFRADSCNADVRLGDLLIHEGPAYTAQAHAAKVYNADKTYFVLNGTSAANKVCINALVAPGDLVLFDRNNHKSVHHGALTMSGGIPVYMQTARNAYGLIGGIPENDFDETSIRKRIRAASPERADSPRPFRLAVIQLGTYDGTIYNARQVVDRIGHLCDYILFDSAWVGYEQFIPMMRDCSPLLLELNENDPGILVTQSVHKQQAGFSQTSQIHKKDNHISKQARYCNHKRFNNAFMMHASTSPFYPLFASLDVNAKMHEGKAGQRMWRECVLGGIEARKMLLQTCKLIKPFVPPTVHGKPWQDYESEDMVDDISFFRFAKDASWHDFDGYAENQYFIDPCKLLLTTPGINRETGEYEPSGIPASVLAHYLRQRSLIPEKADLNSILFLLTPAENMAKFQHLVATIARFEELYEANTLVREMLPSLAAAYPIYQNMRIQELCQRMHDFYRKHQLNQLLQDMFRRDKWPATKLMPSETHHAYVRNDIDLVPLSLIEGRIAAEGALPYPPGVLCIVPGEIWGGAVLAYFRALEESVNELPGFEPEIQGVYWESDDNGRKYALAYVLKQ, from the coding sequence ATGAAAATCGCAGCCAGCAAAGGGACTGAATTCGCATTTGAAGCCGACTACAAAACAATGGATATCAATCTTACCGATTTCACCAATGTATGTGCAGTAGTGGCCACAATCGAAGATCTGCCTACGGTGTGGGAAGAATTAGAACGGCTCGGCTTCGCCATACCGATTTTTGCCGCTGTGGAATATGGTCAAAGCGTACCCGCCGAGTGGCTTCCTGAAGTATATGGAGTGATCGAACTCTCACTGGATCAAAAATATTATAACGGCCAGCTCATCAACGCTGCCGCATCCGACTACATCGATTCCCTAGACCCGCCTTTTTTCCAAGCCCTCAAAGACTATACCGATTATGGAAATGCCGCTTTCGACTGCCCCGGTCATCAAGGCGGCCAATTTTTCCGCAAACACCCTTCGGGCCGGCGTTTTTTCCTTTATTTCGGAGAAACATTATTCCGTGCCGATTCATGTAACGCCGATGTACGCCTAGGTGACCTACTGATTCACGAAGGCCCGGCTTATACCGCACAGGCACATGCCGCCAAAGTTTACAATGCCGATAAAACCTACTTTGTTCTAAACGGCACCTCTGCCGCTAACAAAGTATGTATCAACGCACTCGTCGCACCCGGTGATTTGGTTTTATTCGACCGCAATAACCACAAATCGGTACATCACGGCGCATTAACAATGAGCGGCGGCATCCCCGTTTATATGCAGACAGCCCGAAATGCCTACGGACTAATCGGTGGAATTCCAGAAAATGATTTTGACGAAACCTCTATTCGCAAACGCATCAGGGCAGCTTCCCCCGAGCGTGCCGATAGCCCACGCCCATTCCGCTTAGCCGTCATCCAATTGGGTACTTACGACGGCACAATTTACAATGCGCGCCAAGTGGTTGATCGGATCGGCCATTTATGCGATTACATCCTTTTTGATTCGGCGTGGGTAGGCTACGAGCAATTCATCCCCATGATGCGCGATTGCTCCCCCTTATTGCTTGAATTAAATGAGAATGATCCCGGTATTTTAGTTACCCAATCCGTGCACAAACAACAGGCCGGATTTTCACAAACTTCGCAAATCCATAAAAAAGACAATCACATTAGCAAACAAGCACGATACTGCAACCACAAACGCTTTAACAATGCCTTCATGATGCACGCATCCACCAGCCCGTTTTACCCATTGTTTGCATCGCTGGACGTTAACGCCAAAATGCACGAAGGCAAAGCCGGACAGCGTATGTGGCGTGAATGTGTACTTGGTGGTATCGAAGCGCGGAAAATGCTGCTGCAAACCTGCAAACTTATCAAACCTTTTGTTCCTCCTACCGTTCACGGCAAACCTTGGCAGGATTACGAAAGTGAAGATATGGTCGACGATATTTCATTCTTCCGCTTTGCAAAAGATGCTTCTTGGCACGACTTCGACGGCTATGCAGAAAATCAATACTTCATCGACCCCTGCAAACTGCTGCTTACAACCCCCGGAATCAACCGTGAAACAGGCGAGTATGAGCCCAGCGGTATTCCTGCTTCCGTATTGGCGCATTATCTCCGCCAACGCTCACTGATTCCCGAAAAAGCAGATTTAAACTCAATTTTGTTTCTACTGACTCCGGCGGAAAACATGGCCAAGTTCCAGCATTTGGTTGCAACCATCGCCCGCTTCGAAGAACTTTACGAAGCCAATACTTTGGTGCGCGAAATGCTTCCTAGCCTTGCCGCCGCATACCCTATTTACCAAAATATGCGGATTCAGGAATTGTGCCAACGTATGCACGACTTTTACCGCAAACATCAATTAAATCAATTGCTGCAAGACATGTTCCGGAGAGACAAATGGCCGGCTACAAAACTAATGCCGTCTGAAACGCATCATGCCTATGTTCGCAACGATATCGATTTAGTACCTTTAAGCCTGATCGAAGGCCGTATTGCCGCTGAAGGCGCCCTTCCTTATCCTCCGGGCGTACTTTGTATCGTACCCGGAGAAATCTGGGGAGGAGCCGTATTAGCCTACTTCCGTGCATTGGAAGAAAGTGTAAACGAACTGCCCGGCTTCGAACCTGAAATCCAAGGTGTTTACTGGGAGAGCGACGACAACGGCAGAAAATATGCTCTGGCCTATGTATTAAAGCAGTAA